The window TTCCTTACCTTTCAAGTCAGGAAGCTCTTAATGTCTAACCTAAATTTTGGCCAACAGTGACTCATGTTACTGACACTTCTCAGACATGATTGTGCATTGGGTTGTATGGGGAGTTTGGGATAAATACTCCACCTCTTGAAATTCTGAATCAGTCAGACTAGGTTGGAAGGGACCCTGGAATTCTTATACATGTGGTCTACAGATAACACTTTGAGAAACATCATCTAGGGAGCAGCTGGTCAGAGAATGGAAGGATTGACACCTGAAATCCCTGTCCTTAAAATGTGAAGGCAGTTACAATGCATTTTCTGGGCAAGGACTGCTTAGAACTAGGCAGCTCTTCCACTTgggtttttattctcttttctcagGTTCTCAGGGGATTTTTGCTCCATACCCTAAACCTAGTCAGTTTTCTGATGCCTTGACATTCACTGTGCCCTTGTCTCCTTTAGTGTTTTACTGTTCTGTGTGAAGCCATGGACGGGAGTAGCCAAGCCAACTCCAAGGCCTTTTACTCCCGCCTGCTGACTACACAGCGGGCTGTGTTGGATGGGCTGCTCCATAGTGTGACAGTTCCACAATTCCCTTTCCACACACCTCCAGGTAACCAGGGTAGGGAGGGGAGGCTCCCTTGACTTATTGGTTTGTCCAGCTctgctctttcttctgcctgcacCTAGGATAGTACCTGACATTTAGTGGGTGTTCAATAAATAGCTGTgaactgaaagaatgaataggGATCCGAGAGAAACAACCAAACTCTACCCTGTGTTCTCTGCCTCTCTATATAGGAGTCCCACAAGTGAGCCAGCCGCTGCGGGAACAGAATGAGGATCTGCCTGGAGCTGTTTCCTCTGCGCTGGCAGCCATGTGTACTGCTCCTGTGGGGCTGCCTGGGTGCTGGGAAGCCAAGGAGCAGGTCTGAGCTGCAATTTCCTGTCCTCATCCTTGTTGCCAGGGCATCTGGCCCTAGCTTCTCAGAAAGGCAGAAAAACGAAAGCTTTTAGGACCTGCATTTTATGCTTCCCTCTACTCAGTGCTTCTAGGAACAGATGGTCCTGCCCTGGGTCTGGGCCATTTGTAGAACATAGTGTAGTCAGAATTCCAGAGCCCTTGGCCAACTAGTGAGGGGGAGAGAGCTCAGTGATAAACTGCACCTGTTGTGGTAGGGGAGCTCACTTGAAGCCACCAGTGATGCTTCTTGAAGGGCTCAGGATTTGATGTCCCCATGTTCTGTTGGCTGGCAAGGCTTACCTCTGTACCTGCTGACAGGTACAGTTTGTCCATGAAGACTGGGACCAGAATGGGATCTGAGATTCCTGGTGAACCTGGGCAAGACTGGCTAGTAAGGGGTTGAGAGTACAGTACTGGTCAGCTGGAGCTGTGAAAGAAACAGGATTGGAGTAATGGGGATAGGATTAAGTCTTCAGGTATGTCCCTATAGGTCTCTCGGCATTTGGCAAATCAGTTGACCGAAGACAGCAACCAGCTGTGGCCATCCCTCATCTCAGGGCTGCAGCATCCCATCCTGTGCCTACATCTTCTCAAGGTACTGCCTGCCCATAACTCCTGGcattttagatttctttttaatatccaGGACTTCtaacagaagaaagagagaacaagagCCAGAGTGaaagagagggagatggagagagagggggggaggggaagggggtggagagagagagagagagaaagagagaaagaaagaaagtgtaTGTGGCCAAGAGACAGATTGAGAGACCCCCTTGGATGattcctttctgtttttaaatttcttctctaACTAAAATGGCTCCATTCTTCGCCAATTCTTACCAGACTGAGAAATATCCCTAACTCAGCAAGAGGCAAAAGTGGCCTGAACTCCTATCATGCACTTAGGAGATGCTAGCCTGCCTTTTAGCTGATTCTTCCCCCTAGAAGCCCAGGGGCTGTCTCACGTCCTTCCTTCTCCCTTAGGTTCTCTATTCCTGCTGCTGTGTCAGTGAACGCTTGTGCCATCTTCTGGGGCAAGAGCCCCTGGCCTTGGAGTCACTGTTGAAGTTGGTCCAGGGCAAGGTAGGCCAGCAACACAGGTGGGCAACTCATGGTGGCCCCATCTTCTCAACCAGAGGTTGCCCTGATATTATAGGTTTCCTTTATAGGTAAAAGTAGCAGATTGGGAAGAGTCTACTGAAGTGACACTCTACCTCCTCTCCCTTCTTGTCCTTCGGCTCCAAGATCTGCCTTCTGGGTGAGTCATAAAGTAGGGTCGCTCCATTGAAATCCTCTACCCACATATCTAACCATGACACAGGATAGGGAGGAATGGCATTCTACAGCTTATCCTTAGATGGGATTGGGACGGAGAAAGTAAAGGTTTCTCTACAAAGAACAGACTTAGGTTCCCACCAACTTTGTGCCTTTGAGGTGGCCATGCAGCCTAGGTGAAGAGTACAATCCAAGGGTGAGGGAAGGCCACTTACCACCCTCCTTTAATACTGCTGCATCCCCAGACGTATCTCCTTATTCCAGGATGGAGAAGCTAGGCAGTGAGATTGCAACTCTCTTTACACATTCACACGTTGTGTCTCTTGTGGTGAGTTTTCAGCTTTTGTCCTCCTCCCCTTTTCACCCTGTCATCCAACCCTCCTTTCTAGGGGCGGGGGAGTCACTATCCTATTCACAACTGTTTTTGGAGTCATTCTTCTGTACCAGGATAGAGACATAAATCTTCTCTCTGCCTGTCCTGAATACCTTTTAGATTCCGAcattccttcccctcctctctctctcccacagAGTGCAGCAGCCTGTCTGTTGGGACAGCTTGGTCAGCAAGGGGTGACTTTTGACGTCCAGGCCATAGAATGGATAGCTGCGGCTACACATGCCCTGTCTGCCCCTGCGGAGGTGAGGTCTGCCAGAGAAGGCACAGGCACGTTTTCTCTGAGTCAAACACTAGGGCTGCATCCAGGGGGAAAAGACTGAAATGCCAGCAAGCCGAGAATAAATCTAAGTGATAAGGGAATCTAGGAGTCCTTCTCTTCCCATCCTTTCGTCCTTACATAATAGGCTCTTCTGAGGCCATGCTGGTCATGGATTTTAACATTTAGGGCTTgtatagacagagagagagaggaacagaGCAGCTGACCAGCCAACATGGGGAGATACCAAGGGAGACCTAAGTTCTCTGAGGAGTGGGGTTTCCCTGCCTATTTCAGTCCCCTCCTCTGGAAGCTCCTGCTCATTACTATTAAAGTCCTTCCTAATGCTTAATCTCTTCCTCTCCTACTGCAGTTTGCACTCTActttccccatgttttctcttTAACTGAGATGGAAAAGGTGGCTGACATCTTGTGAACTCCCAGGAATTCACAGGCCATTCTGTAgccttctttctgcctttttccaGGCCCTTTCTCCTCTACCTTTTACACCCTTGGGAACCCactattttcctcattttgtgTAAAGAAAGATAGACTTCATATTGAAATTATTGTCATGCCTTGTGTATGTAGAATTCTTTATAATTTATTAAGGGCCTCTGTATAGGTTATCCCACAATGTATTTGAAGGATAGGCAGATGAAATGTAATAACACTCATCTTCCTATTCTAGATGAAGTTGAACTTCAGAGAGGCTATACAGTTAGTGATGGCCCTAGCATTCATCCACAAGCTTAAGTCAGAGACCTAGGAGTCAGCATAGACCCCTCCCTCTTCCCTATTATTCCCCCAGCCAAATGGTTCCCCCAGGTCCCTTATATTCCCCCTTCCTATTGTCTCTCAAGTTCATTCCTTCCATGGTATCATCACTGGCCTGCCTTAGTTTATGCATATATTATCTCTCTCTCCTGGGCTTCGGCACTTGCCTAATAATGTATCTCCTGCTACTAGGCTCTCTCCACTCCAGTCCATTCTCTTCACTGCCACCAGACTGAGCTTTCTTAAAGACAAATCAGCTCATTTGTTTAACCAATAATTATTGGacacataaatatgtattgaGAGGCAGGCACTATTCTAGACTCTGAGggtacagcagtgaataaaagagacaaaaaatctTGTCCACGTGGAGCTTATGCTACCCCATATAAGTCCTTGGTGACTTCCTACTGCTTCTGGAATAAAGTCCAATCTCTTTAGCCTGCCACTTAAAATTCATTTCCTGTTACCTCTGGGCTCTACAATCCTGCTATACCAAAAGAGTTATTATTTCCAAAATTCACTATGGTCTTTCATGCCTACCTGCTTTTATATATGCTCTGACATTGTAGTTGGAATATTCTCCCTTCCAGCCTCTATCGTCTCTTGTCTGCCTTTTGAACTTTTCGTTCATCAGTTTCCCCCCTCCAGGAGGCAGAGTTAGGCACTTTCAACTGTGCCCCCTTTACCTCTTGTTAAGCAAGTATCTTCCTAAACTCTAATTGATTCTGAGTTTGCTCACCCTACCAGATTGTGTGTGTCTTTAGGGCAGAgttattcattgaatgaataagCAGGAACCAAGACTTCAAAGCCCAGAAGAATTCCTCCCACTACACCAGACCAAGGAAGAGCTCTTTCTGCCTGATCTGGAGTTGGGTGCACAGGCTTGTGAGGCTGCCTCATCCCACTCAGACAACTGCATCCTTCCTGCCTCTCTCTGGCAGGTCCGGCTGACTCCACCAGGTGGTTGTGGGTTCTACGACAGTCTCCTTATCCTTCTGCTGCAGCTCTTCACCCAGGTACATGTGCCTCCTAGAAGAGATAGGAAGTAAGGAGACAGACACTGGGCATTTTGGAGAGCCACTGACAATAGAAATGAAGAAGCAGCTCACACTCACCTCTCCTTTCAAAACTACTGTGCCTCTGATAGAATTAGAATGGGCCCACCTGCCCTCAATATGGACGCTCTGAAGGAAACCATTCAGCTGCATCTGCTGGGACTTAGTAGGGAGAAAAGCTGTTATTCCCTGGTTTTTCAGCAGACATACACATGAGTTCAGAGGTTAGGGGTTAAGGTATGATAAGAAAGGGAAATATGATAACAGAGAAATTCTAGATGGGAAAACAGAAGGAATTATTTCTGGGACTCCCTTTCCTTGTAGGTCAGGGATAGGAATGAAAAAAGGCATTTTAACTCCTGCCTTCTGCCTCCCTACCCTACCCTCTTCTAATTTTGTCTCCAGCAGGGTAAGGCTAGCCTGATAAGGGATGTGGCTAACTCAGAAATGTGGGCCATTCTGTGGCACCGCTTCTCCATGGCCCTCAGGCTACCTGAGGAGGTGTCTACACAGGAAGAACAGCTGTCCCCATCCAGTCTACAAAGCCCAGAGCCAGATTGGACACTGATCTCACCCCAAGGTATCTTTCAGTCAGCATGGCCTCTTTTTGGGGCTACTATAGAGAAAATGGCCAACCTTGTGTACGCCTCTTTAAGGAGATGGGCTAGAAGTAGTTTAGCCCTTAGAgatttctgctgctgctgctgctgcctggaGGGAGGATGGCAGAGTCTACACTAGAGCTGCTCAATGGAAAGGAGCTGAATAGGTAGCCCTGGGAGGCATTGGGGAGCAGGGGCATTTGGTCCTCTTACCTGCTCCATTGGGTCCCTATTCTTGGTGTTTCCAGGAATGGCAGCCCTGCTGAGTCTGGCTGTGGCCACCTTCACCGAGGATCCCCAGTTATGCCTGAGCCATTTTTCCCAGCATGGAAGTATCCTCATGTCCACCCTGAAGCACCTGCTTTCCCCCGGCTTCCTACATCAGCTGGGCCAGGCGTGAGTTTGAGCTAGAAGGAAGGAGAATAGAAGGCTGAGGAAGTTTGCAATACTGGATGGGAAGGGGAAGGCAGAAGAGAAATGGCTGACAACTGGAACTGGGAAACAAAAAGTGGGATAGAGATTAGTCTGGAAGCCTAAAGATTTGCTGAGATTGGGCAGACGGAGCTAGGGAAGGGAATTtgagaagagggagggaaaaattaCAAAGGGGAGTGAGCAAGACCAAGTATATCCTTCCATCCTCCTCTCTTTAGGCCTCATGGATCTGAGTTTCTCCCGGCTGTTGTGCTCTCTGTCTGCCAGCTCTTCTGCTTCCCCTTTGCCCTGGATCTTGATGCTGACCTCCTTGTAGGTATCTTGGCCGACCTCAGAAACTCAGAGGTTGCAACCTACCTGCTGCAGGTACTTGGGAACCTACCCAGACAAGAAGGTGGGAGAGAAGATGGCCAAATTTGTTGTACTCTAATTCACTTCCTGACAATTCCAGGACTCTCCTAGGTCCTTTGTACAGCATCTGGCTTGATCTAGAAGTTGGAGTTGAGAAAGTATTCAGGCTTGAAGGGGTGGTACCTCCTTCTCCCCATCAATCCCCTATCTGGATTTTGTTGGAGCTCAGTGGGGAGGGCATCCTAGTCTATGCAATGGACTCTATTCCTTGGCCAGTAATCACATCCCTCTGGCACTTCTTGGCATTAAGCAGTGAGTCTTTGAAAACAGAGACTGAGTTTGTACAGAGTAAGATATGGACTTGGATAGGACCTGCTCTCTTGGGATGCACATTGTGTCTCATTTGGGTTGCTGGCACAGGAGTGGGGCAGCTCTTCCAGCTCTCTGTGGTATTTCTCATTGTAGCTTGACTtttctctctcccagcttctgggccCCTAGCTATCTAGCTGCTATGTACTCTTCCTCTCCCTTTACTCCTTTAACCTCCAACCCCTTCCCCCCCCTTCTCCCAGGTCTGCTGCCATCATCTTCTGTTGCCACAAGTCGAGCTGCCCATCAGCCTCCTCACACACCTGGCCCTCACGGATCCCACCTCTCTCAGCCAGTTTGTGAGCACGGTGACTGCCTCCCCTAGCACCGTCATCTCATTCCTCTCAGTTGCCCTCCTGGGTGACCAGCCACTGCTAACCTCTGACCTTCTCACCCTGCTGGCCCACACAGCCCGGGTACTGTCTCCCAGCCACTCGTCCTTTATCCAAGAACTCCTGGCTGGCGCTGATGAATCCTACCGGCCCCTTCGTTGCCTGCTGGGCCACCCAGAGAATTGCGTGCGGGCCCGCACTTATGGGCTTCTGGGACACTTGCTCCAACACAGCCTGGCCTTGCGTGGGGCGCTGCAGAGCCAGGCTGGACTGCTTAACCTTCTACTGCTGGGGCTTGGAGACAAGGACCCTGCTGTGCGGCGCAGTGCCAGCTTTGCTGTGGGCAATGCAGCCTACCAAGCTGGTCCTCTGGGACCTGCCCTGGCAGCTGCAGTGCCCAGTATGACCCAACTGCTTGAAGATCCTCAGGCTGGTATCCGGCGCAATGCTGCATCAGCCCTGGGGAACTTGGGGCCTGAGGGCATAGGGGAGGAGCTGTTAGAGTGTCAGGTACCCCAGCGGCTCCTCGAGATGGCATGTGGAGACCCCCAGCCAAATGTGAAGGAGGCTGCCCTCATTGCCCTCCGGAGTCTGAGGCAGGAGCCCTGCATCCATCAGGTACACCCCAGGGAACTTAGGAGCCATGATGATCAGGGCCCCTGTATTTCATGACATTTCTCTAAGGTAGTCTTTAAAGAATTGGGACATTCAGAAATTCAAGTTcccagaaaacccagggacagaGTGTTGGAGATGGCTTTTCCAGTTACCATCTGTCATtctggagaagggaagggaactgGAAGAGGGCTCCCTTGGATTGGGAAGTGCCTGAGATCTCAGGGACCACTGTTTATCTGTTCTAGAAGCTGTGTGGGAGGGAGGCGGGAAGACTAAGAGATGTTGAGGTCAGAGTGGTGTCATTCATTGGCCACGTAGGTGATaactatctttatttttttatcacttACCATATGGAAAGTACCATGCTAAGTATTTTACCTTTATTATCTGGTTTAAGCTATTATGATCTTcattttacaggcaaggaaattgaggcacaaagaATTTAACAACTTGTCCAAGTTACAAAGCTAGTACGTAGGATTAGACTTTTGTACTCAAAAGTCTGAATCCAGAGCCTGTACTCTTAGCTACtactttattctgcctcttctgCTCAATTTTCAGTACTTAAAGAACCCAGTAGAAATCACACATCATCTTAGGATAAGACTAAAACCCCAAATTGTAATAGTTCAATGCGATACCATTGGGTAGTTCATGCAGATCAGAAATTTTGATGGGATGGTGATAGTATATGAATTTCTGGCACTCCAT of the Choloepus didactylus isolate mChoDid1 chromosome 9, mChoDid1.pri, whole genome shotgun sequence genome contains:
- the STK36 gene encoding serine/threonine-protein kinase 36 isoform X1 yields the protein MEKYHVLEMIGEGSFGRVYKGRRKYSAQVVALKFIPKLGRSEKELRNLQREIEIMRGLRHPNIVHMLDSFETDKEVVVVTDYAEGELFQILEDDGKLPEGQVQAIAAQLVSALYYLHSHRILHRDMKPQNILLAKGGGIKLCDFGFARAMSTNTMVLTSIKGTPLYMSPELVEERPYDHTADLWSVGCILYELAVGNPPFYTTSIFQLVSLILKDPVRWPATISPCFKNFLQGLLTKDPRQRLSWPDLLHHPFIAGRVTIITEPAVPDLGTPFTSRLPPELQVLKDEQAHRLAPKGNQSRILRQACKRMAEEAKQKKQQNTEPALDQEDGISKVASGTALLPNLRATLQEPDLLAGIVASEMKNNWAELGTGEASPTLWEHRVTLDCEPAFPEQRPEVVGRRSIDGVDLENEEPDSDDEWQHLLETTEPVPIQLKAPLILLCNPDFCQRVQSQLQEAGGQILKGILGGVSLILPVLRVLGSLLSSCSDYVPLYSFCREVGLPGLLLSLLRHSQESKSLQQQSWYAAFLRDLMAVIQAYFACTFNLERSQTNDSLQVFQEAANLFLDLLGKLLAQTDDSEQTLRRDSLMCFTVLCEAMDGSSQANSKAFYSRLLTTQRAVLDGLLHSVTVPQFPFHTPPGVPQVSQPLREQNEDLPGAVSSALAAMCTAPVGLPGCWEAKEQVSRHLANQLTEDSNQLWPSLISGLQHPILCLHLLKVLYSCCCVSERLCHLLGQEPLALESLLKLVQGKVKVADWEESTEVTLYLLSLLVLRLQDLPSGMEKLGSEIATLFTHSHVVSLVSAAACLLGQLGQQGVTFDVQAIEWIAAATHALSAPAEVRLTPPGGCGFYDSLLILLLQLFTQQGKASLIRDVANSEMWAILWHRFSMALRLPEEVSTQEEQLSPSSLQSPEPDWTLISPQGMAALLSLAVATFTEDPQLCLSHFSQHGSILMSTLKHLLSPGFLHQLGQAPHGSEFLPAVVLSVCQLFCFPFALDLDADLLVGILADLRNSEVATYLLQVCCHHLLLPQVELPISLLTHLALTDPTSLSQFVSTVTASPSTVISFLSVALLGDQPLLTSDLLTLLAHTARVLSPSHSSFIQELLAGADESYRPLRCLLGHPENCVRARTYGLLGHLLQHSLALRGALQSQAGLLNLLLLGLGDKDPAVRRSASFAVGNAAYQAGPLGPALAAAVPSMTQLLEDPQAGIRRNAASALGNLGPEGIGEELLECQVPQRLLEMACGDPQPNVKEAALIALRSLRQEPCIHQVLVSLGASEKLALLSLGNQLLSSGSGPRPASAKHCRKLIYLLRPTHSM
- the STK36 gene encoding serine/threonine-protein kinase 36 isoform X3 translates to MEKYHVLEMIGEGSFGRVYKGRRKYSAQVVALKFIPKLGRSEKELRNLQREIEIMRGLRHPNIVHMLDSFETDKEVVVVTDYAEGELFQILEDDGKLPEGQVQAIAAQLVSALYYLHSHRILHRDMKPQNILLAKGGGIKLCDFGFARAMSTNTMVLTSIKGTPLYMSPELVEERPYDHTADLWSVGCILYELAVGNPPFYTTSIFQLVSLILKDPVRWPATISPCFKNFLQGLLTKDPRQRLSWPDLLHHPFIAGRVTIITEPAVPDLGTPFTSRLPPELQVLKDEQAHRLAPKGNQSRILRQACKRMAEEAKQKKQQNTEPALDQEDGISKVASGTALLPNLRATLQEPDLLAGIVASEMKNNWAELGTGEASPTLWEHRVTLDCEPAFPEQRPEVVGRRSIDGVDLENEEPDSDDEWQHLLETTEPVPIQLKAPLILLCNPDFCQRVQSQLQEAGGQILKGILGGVSLILPVLRVLGSLLSSCSDYVPLYSFCREVGLPGLLLSLLRHSQESKSLQQQSWYAAFLRDLMAVIQAYFACTFNLERSQTNDSLQVFQEAANLFLDLLGKLLAQTDDSEQTLRRDSLMCFTVLCEAMDGSSQANSKAFYSRLLTTQRAVLDGLLHSVTVPQFPFHTPPGVPQVSQPLREQNEDLPGAVSSALAAMCTAPVGLPGCWEAKEQVSRHLANQLTEDSNQLWPSLISGLQHPILCLHLLKVLYSCCCVSERLCHLLGQEPLALESLLKLVQGKVKVADWEESTEVTLYLLSLLVLRLQDLPSGMEKLGSEIATLFTHSHVVSLVSAAACLLGQLGQQGVTFDVQAIEWIAAATHALSAPAEVRLTPPGGCGFYDSLLILLLQLFTQQGKASLIRDVANSEMWAILWHRFSMALRLPEEVSTQEEQLSPSSLQSPEPDWTLISPQGMAALLSLAVATFTEDPQLCLSHFSQHGSILMSTLKHLLSPGFLHQLGQAPHGSEFLPAVVLSVCQLFCFPFALDLDADLLVCCHHLLLPQVELPISLLTHLALTDPTSLSQFVSTVTASPSTVISFLSVALLGDQPLLTSDLLTLLAHTARVLSPSHSSFIQELLAGADESYRPLRCLLGHPENCVRARTYGLLGHLLQHSLALRGALQSQAGLLNLLLLGLGDKDPAVRRSASFAVGNAAYQAGPLGPALAAAVPSMTQLLEDPQAGIRRNAASALGNLGPEGIGEELLECQVPQRLLEMACGDPQPNVKEAALIALRSLRQEPCIHQVLVSLGASEKLALLSLGNQLLSSGSGPRPASAKHCRKLIYLLRPTHSM
- the STK36 gene encoding serine/threonine-protein kinase 36 isoform X5, whose amino-acid sequence is MRGLRHPNIVHMLDSFETDKEVVVVTDYAEGELFQILEDDGKLPEGQVQAIAAQLVSALYYLHSHRILHRDMKPQNILLAKGGGIKLCDFGFARAMSTNTMVLTSIKGTPLYMSPELVEERPYDHTADLWSVGCILYELAVGNPPFYTTSIFQLVSLILKDPVRWPATISPCFKNFLQGLLTKDPRQRLSWPDLLHHPFIAGRVTIITEPAVPDLGTPFTSRLPPELQVLKDEQAHRLAPKGNQSRILRQACKRMAEEAKQKKQQNTEPALDQEDGISKVASGTALLPNLRATLQEPDLLAGIVASEMKNNWAELGTGEASPTLWEHRVTLDCEPAFPEQRPEVVGRRSIDGVDLENEEPDSDDEWQHLLETTEPVPIQLKAPLILLCNPDFCQRVQSQLQEAGGQILKGILGGVSLILPVLRVLGSLLSSCSDYVPLYSFCREVGLPGLLLSLLRHSQESKSLQQQSWYAAFLRDLMAVIQAYFACTFNLERSQTNDSLQVFQEAANLFLDLLGKLLAQTDDSEQTLRRDSLMCFTVLCEAMDGSSQANSKAFYSRLLTTQRAVLDGLLHSVTVPQFPFHTPPGVPQVSQPLREQNEDLPGAVSSALAAMCTAPVGLPGCWEAKEQVSRHLANQLTEDSNQLWPSLISGLQHPILCLHLLKVLYSCCCVSERLCHLLGQEPLALESLLKLVQGKVKVADWEESTEVTLYLLSLLVLRLQDLPSGMEKLGSEIATLFTHSHVVSLVSAAACLLGQLGQQGVTFDVQAIEWIAAATHALSAPAEVRLTPPGGCGFYDSLLILLLQLFTQQGKASLIRDVANSEMWAILWHRFSMALRLPEEVSTQEEQLSPSSLQSPEPDWTLISPQGMAALLSLAVATFTEDPQLCLSHFSQHGSILMSTLKHLLSPGFLHQLGQAPHGSEFLPAVVLSVCQLFCFPFALDLDADLLVGILADLRNSEVATYLLQVCCHHLLLPQVELPISLLTHLALTDPTSLSQFVSTVTASPSTVISFLSVALLGDQPLLTSDLLTLLAHTARVLSPSHSSFIQELLAGADESYRPLRCLLGHPENCVRARTYGLLGHLLQHSLALRGALQSQAGLLNLLLLGLGDKDPAVRRSASFAVGNAAYQAGPLGPALAAAVPSMTQLLEDPQAGIRRNAASALGNLGPEGIGEELLECQVPQRLLEMACGDPQPNVKEAALIALRSLRQEPCIHQVLVSLGASEKLALLSLGNQLLSSGSGPRPASAKHCRKLIYLLRPTHSM
- the STK36 gene encoding serine/threonine-protein kinase 36 isoform X2 — translated: MEKYHVLEMIGEGSFGRVYKGRRKYSAQVVALKFIPKLGRSEKELRNLQREIEIMRGLRHPNIVHMLDSFETDKEVVVVTDYAEGELFQILEDDGKLPEGQVQAIAAQLVSALYYLHSHRILHRDMKPQNILLAKGGGIKLCDFGFARAMSTNTMVLTSIKGTPLYMSPELVEERPYDHTADLWSVGCILYELAVGNPPFYTTSIFQLVSLILKDPVRWPATISPCFKNFLQGLLTKDPRQRLSWPDLLHHPFIAGRVTIITEPAVPDLGTPFTSRLPPELQVLKDEQAHRLAPKGNQSRILRQACKRMAEEAKQKKQQNTEPALDQEDGISKVASGTALLPNLRATLQEPDLLAGIVASEMKNNWAELGTGEASPTLWEHRVTLDCEPAFPEQRPEVVGRRSIDGVDLENEEPDSDDEWQHLLETTEPVPIQLKAPLILLCNPDFCQRVQSQLQEAGGQILKGILGGVSLILPVLRVLGSLLSSCSDYVPLYSFCREVGLPGLLLSLLRHSQESKSLQQQSWYAAFLRDLMAVIQAYFACTFNLERSQTNDSLQVFQEAANLFLDLLGKLLAQTDDSEQTLRRDSLMCFTVLCEAMDGSSQANSKAFYSRLLTTQRAVLDGLLHSVTVPQFPFHTPPGVPQVSQPLREQNEDLPGAVSSALAAMCTAPVGLPGCWEAKEQVSRHLANQLTEDSNQLWPSLISGLQHPILCLHLLKVLYSCCCVSERLCHLLGQEPLALESLLKLVQGKVKVADWEESTEVTLYLLSLLVLRLQDLPSGMEKLGSEIATLFTHSHVVSLVSAAACLLGQLGQQGVTFDVQAIEWIAAATHALSAPAEVRLTPPGGCGFYDSLLILLLQLFTQGKASLIRDVANSEMWAILWHRFSMALRLPEEVSTQEEQLSPSSLQSPEPDWTLISPQGMAALLSLAVATFTEDPQLCLSHFSQHGSILMSTLKHLLSPGFLHQLGQAPHGSEFLPAVVLSVCQLFCFPFALDLDADLLVGILADLRNSEVATYLLQVCCHHLLLPQVELPISLLTHLALTDPTSLSQFVSTVTASPSTVISFLSVALLGDQPLLTSDLLTLLAHTARVLSPSHSSFIQELLAGADESYRPLRCLLGHPENCVRARTYGLLGHLLQHSLALRGALQSQAGLLNLLLLGLGDKDPAVRRSASFAVGNAAYQAGPLGPALAAAVPSMTQLLEDPQAGIRRNAASALGNLGPEGIGEELLECQVPQRLLEMACGDPQPNVKEAALIALRSLRQEPCIHQVLVSLGASEKLALLSLGNQLLSSGSGPRPASAKHCRKLIYLLRPTHSM
- the STK36 gene encoding serine/threonine-protein kinase 36 isoform X4, whose translation is MEKYHVLEMIGEGSFGRVYKGRRKYSAQVVALKFIPKLGRSEKELRNLQREIEIMRGLRHPNIVHMLDSFETDKEVVVVTDYAEGELFQILEDDGKLPEGQVQAIAAQLVSALYYLHSHRILHRDMKPQNILLAKGGGIKLCDFGFARAMSTNTMVLTSIKGTPLYMSPELVEERPYDHTADLWSVGCILYELAVGNPPFYTTSIFQLVSLILKDPVRWPATISPCFKNFLQGLLTKDPRQRLSWPDLLHHPFIAGRVTIITEPAVPDLGTPFTSRLPPELQVLKDEQAHRLAPKGNQSRILRQACKRMAEEAKQKKQQNTEPALDQEDGISKVASGTALLPNLRATLQEPDLLAGIVASEMKNNWAELGTGEASPTLWEHRVTLDCEPAFPEQRPEVVGRRSIDGVDLENEEPDSDDEWQHLLETTEPVPIQLKAPLILLCNPDFCQRVQSQLQEAGGQILKGILGGVSLILPVLRVLGSLLSSCSDYVPLYSFCREQSWYAAFLRDLMAVIQAYFACTFNLERSQTNDSLQVFQEAANLFLDLLGKLLAQTDDSEQTLRRDSLMCFTVLCEAMDGSSQANSKAFYSRLLTTQRAVLDGLLHSVTVPQFPFHTPPGVPQVSQPLREQNEDLPGAVSSALAAMCTAPVGLPGCWEAKEQVSRHLANQLTEDSNQLWPSLISGLQHPILCLHLLKVLYSCCCVSERLCHLLGQEPLALESLLKLVQGKVKVADWEESTEVTLYLLSLLVLRLQDLPSGMEKLGSEIATLFTHSHVVSLVSAAACLLGQLGQQGVTFDVQAIEWIAAATHALSAPAEVRLTPPGGCGFYDSLLILLLQLFTQQGKASLIRDVANSEMWAILWHRFSMALRLPEEVSTQEEQLSPSSLQSPEPDWTLISPQGMAALLSLAVATFTEDPQLCLSHFSQHGSILMSTLKHLLSPGFLHQLGQAPHGSEFLPAVVLSVCQLFCFPFALDLDADLLVGILADLRNSEVATYLLQVCCHHLLLPQVELPISLLTHLALTDPTSLSQFVSTVTASPSTVISFLSVALLGDQPLLTSDLLTLLAHTARVLSPSHSSFIQELLAGADESYRPLRCLLGHPENCVRARTYGLLGHLLQHSLALRGALQSQAGLLNLLLLGLGDKDPAVRRSASFAVGNAAYQAGPLGPALAAAVPSMTQLLEDPQAGIRRNAASALGNLGPEGIGEELLECQVPQRLLEMACGDPQPNVKEAALIALRSLRQEPCIHQVLVSLGASEKLALLSLGNQLLSSGSGPRPASAKHCRKLIYLLRPTHSM